A part of Gracilimonas sediminicola genomic DNA contains:
- a CDS encoding pyruvate dehydrogenase complex dihydrolipoamide acetyltransferase, which yields MAIKIEMPKLSDTMEEGVIASWNVSEGDKVQAGDIIAEVETDKATMEVEAFDEGTVLKILVGEGDAVPLGGLMAVLGEEGEDISDILDGAGSDSSSSKEEVKETASEEKKETTSESSSGLTSPKSEPATDSTSDNGRIKASPLARNMAEDRGIDLGRVDGSGPGGRIIKADIENFKESAQPAAASASAPSFKSLESREVKVSQMRKTIARRLSESKFSNPHFYETIDIDMKAAMAARSSMNEANEVKISFNDIVVKACSIALTRHQAVNSSWHGDVIKEHGDVHVAVAVAIDEGLMTPVIRHTDQKGLAQISSETKELAGLARERKLQPEQMEGSTFTISNLGMFGIEEFTAIINPPNACILAVGAIRDVPVVENGEVVPGKRMKVTLSSDHRIVDGAKAAEFLNTVKNLLENPLSMLL from the coding sequence ATGGCGATTAAGATTGAAATGCCGAAGCTCAGCGATACCATGGAAGAAGGGGTGATCGCCTCGTGGAATGTAAGCGAAGGAGATAAAGTACAGGCCGGCGATATTATTGCTGAAGTAGAAACCGACAAAGCCACCATGGAAGTGGAAGCCTTTGATGAAGGTACCGTTCTCAAAATTCTGGTTGGTGAAGGCGATGCCGTTCCACTGGGTGGACTGATGGCTGTTCTGGGTGAGGAAGGAGAAGACATTTCAGACATCCTTGACGGTGCAGGAAGTGATTCTTCATCTTCCAAAGAGGAGGTAAAAGAAACGGCCTCTGAAGAGAAAAAAGAAACTACATCGGAAAGTTCATCCGGTTTGACTTCGCCAAAATCTGAGCCTGCAACAGACTCAACTTCCGATAACGGAAGAATTAAGGCATCTCCTTTGGCCCGGAATATGGCTGAAGACCGGGGAATTGATTTAGGCAGAGTGGATGGTTCCGGTCCCGGTGGCAGAATTATCAAGGCTGATATTGAGAACTTTAAAGAATCTGCACAGCCTGCTGCTGCATCCGCATCGGCTCCATCATTCAAGAGCCTTGAAAGCCGTGAAGTGAAGGTATCTCAAATGAGAAAAACCATTGCCCGCCGCTTGTCCGAAAGCAAGTTCAGCAACCCGCATTTCTACGAGACTATCGACATTGATATGAAGGCAGCAATGGCTGCTCGTTCATCCATGAATGAAGCAAATGAAGTTAAAATCAGCTTCAATGATATTGTGGTTAAAGCTTGCTCAATTGCTCTTACACGTCACCAGGCGGTAAACAGCTCATGGCATGGCGATGTAATCAAAGAACACGGTGATGTTCACGTAGCCGTTGCCGTAGCTATTGATGAAGGATTGATGACTCCGGTTATCCGTCATACCGACCAAAAAGGTCTGGCACAAATTTCATCAGAAACCAAAGAACTGGCCGGACTGGCACGCGAACGTAAGCTACAGCCTGAGCAAATGGAAGGCAGTACCTTCACCATCAGTAATTTGGGCATGTTTGGGATTGAGGAATTCACCGCAATCATCAACCCGCCAAATGCCTGTATTTTAGCTGTGGGTGCTATCCGTGATGTACCTGTGGTTGAAAATGGAGAAGTAGTTCCCGGTAAGCGTATGAAAGTGACACTTTCCAGTGATCACCGAATTGTGGATGGAGCTAAAGCAGCGGAATTCCTGAATACAGTGAAGAATCTGTTGGAGAATCCACTCTCCATGCTGCTGTAA